A stretch of Rhodoferax potami DNA encodes these proteins:
- a CDS encoding ABC transporter ATP-binding protein, giving the protein MPIAVATTPTPAAPPDSAAPPDTSGRAAVFTAKTLAKTYDMGEVKVLALIDVDLTIYKGEFIVLLGASGSGKSTLLNILGGLDRPTSGTAQFEAQDLTHATDDELTQYRREHVGFVFQFYNLIPSLTVLENVELVTDIAKNAMPALEALTLVGLAERVDHFPSQLSGGEQQRVAIARAIVKKPEVLLCDEPTGALDYQTGKLVLEVIARINREMGTTAIVITHNAAIAGMADRVLYLGGGRIERIAQNAHKVAPSELAW; this is encoded by the coding sequence ATGCCTATTGCAGTGGCAACCACTCCCACGCCCGCAGCGCCGCCAGATAGCGCTGCACCGCCAGACACCTCAGGCCGCGCAGCGGTTTTCACTGCCAAGACCTTGGCCAAAACCTATGACATGGGTGAGGTCAAGGTGCTGGCGCTCATCGATGTGGACCTGACGATTTACAAGGGTGAATTTATTGTGCTGCTGGGCGCCTCGGGCAGCGGCAAATCCACCCTGCTCAACATTCTTGGGGGGCTGGACCGCCCCACCAGCGGCACCGCCCAATTCGAGGCCCAAGACCTGACCCACGCCACCGACGACGAGCTCACCCAGTACCGGCGCGAGCATGTGGGCTTTGTATTCCAGTTTTACAACCTGATTCCCAGCCTGACGGTGCTCGAGAACGTGGAGCTGGTCACCGACATTGCCAAAAACGCGATGCCGGCCCTGGAGGCGCTAACCCTGGTGGGCCTGGCGGAGCGGGTGGATCACTTTCCCTCGCAACTCTCGGGGGGCGAGCAGCAGCGGGTAGCCATTGCCCGCGCGATTGTCAAAAAACCCGAGGTCTTGCTGTGCGACGAGCCCACCGGCGCGCTGGACTACCAAACCGGCAAGCTGGTGCTGGAGGTGATAGCCCGTATCAACCGCGAAATGGGGACCACCGCCATCGTGATCACCCACAACGCGGCCATTGCCGGCATGGCCGATAGGGTGCTCTACCTGGGTGGCGGGCGGATCGAGCGCATCGCGCAGAACGCGCACAAGGTGGCGCCGTCGGAGCTGGCATGGTGA
- a CDS encoding zinc-dependent alcohol dehydrogenase family protein has protein sequence MQAVIYEAFSAPPRLQTVPDPTPETHGVVVKVQATGVCRSDWHGWVGHDTDIVLPHVPGHELAGTVEAVGKDVTRWKVGDRVTVPFVGGCGSCPECHSGNQQVCEKQFQPGFTHWGSFAQYVSIHKADLNLVALPETLDFATAASLGCRFVTSFRAVVDQGKTSAGQWVAVHGCGGVGLSAIMIAHAVGANVVAIDISEDKLAMARAMGAVATVNATQVPNVVEAVMEITGGGAHVSLDALGHPTTCFNSISNLRRRGKHVQVGLMLAENSTPAIPMAKVIAHELEILGSHGMQAHRYGAMLDMVRTGKLAPEKLVGKKINLQQSIDALMNMDKFEVAGVTVITEF, from the coding sequence ATGCAAGCCGTTATCTACGAAGCCTTCTCCGCCCCGCCCCGTCTGCAAACCGTGCCGGACCCGACGCCGGAGACGCATGGCGTGGTCGTGAAGGTGCAGGCCACGGGCGTGTGCCGCAGCGACTGGCATGGCTGGGTGGGGCATGACACTGACATCGTGCTGCCTCACGTGCCCGGCCACGAGTTGGCGGGCACAGTTGAGGCCGTGGGCAAAGACGTGACCCGCTGGAAGGTGGGCGACCGCGTGACCGTGCCCTTTGTGGGCGGCTGCGGCAGTTGCCCGGAGTGCCACTCGGGCAACCAGCAGGTGTGTGAAAAGCAGTTCCAGCCCGGCTTCACGCACTGGGGCTCGTTCGCGCAATACGTGTCCATCCACAAGGCAGACCTGAACCTCGTGGCTCTGCCCGAGACGCTGGACTTTGCCACCGCTGCCAGCCTAGGCTGCCGCTTTGTGACCTCATTCCGAGCGGTGGTCGATCAGGGCAAGACCTCTGCGGGCCAATGGGTGGCGGTGCACGGCTGTGGCGGCGTGGGCCTCTCGGCCATCATGATTGCCCACGCGGTGGGCGCCAATGTGGTGGCCATCGACATCTCGGAAGACAAGCTCGCCATGGCCCGTGCCATGGGCGCGGTAGCCACGGTCAATGCCACCCAGGTGCCCAACGTGGTCGAAGCGGTGATGGAGATCACGGGGGGCGGCGCGCATGTGTCGCTGGATGCGCTGGGCCACCCCACTACCTGCTTCAACTCCATCAGCAACCTGCGCCGGCGTGGCAAACATGTGCAGGTGGGGCTGATGCTGGCCGAAAACAGCACACCGGCCATCCCCATGGCCAAGGTTATCGCCCATGAGCTGGAGATTTTGGGCAGCCACGGCATGCAAGCCCACCGCTACGGCGCCATGCTCGACATGGTGCGCACCGGCAAGCTGGCGCCTGAAAAGCTGGTGGGCAAAAAGATCAACCTGCAGCAGTCCATAGATGCGCTGATGAACATGGACAAGTTCGAGGTAGCCGGCGTGACCGTGATTACGGAGTTCTGA
- a CDS encoding NAD(P)/FAD-dependent oxidoreductase — MKHIDFAVIGGSYAGLSAALQLARARRNVLVVDAGQRRNRFVDAAGETSHGFLTQDGRPPAEIAADAREQLMNYPNVEWMHGTAEDARVATDGRLEFRVGTKAISAHRLILATGVRDELPPVPGLAERWGRSIFHCPYCHGYEMNAGPIGIIAASPLALHHALMLPDWGSPTLFLNGAYTPSDEDMATIARRGTQVEPVLINRIDGHADVMLRDGRTLSMNGLFTQPRTLLASPVAEQLGCALEDGPMGLFIKVDDFKATSVPNVFACGDAARAAGNVTLAVADGAMAGFGAHRASMI; from the coding sequence ATGAAGCACATCGACTTTGCAGTCATCGGCGGCAGTTACGCCGGCCTGTCTGCCGCCCTGCAACTGGCCCGTGCGCGCCGCAACGTGCTGGTGGTAGACGCCGGCCAGCGCCGCAACCGTTTTGTAGACGCGGCGGGTGAAACATCCCACGGCTTCTTGACGCAAGACGGCCGCCCGCCCGCCGAGATTGCCGCCGACGCCCGCGAGCAGCTCATGAACTACCCCAATGTGGAATGGATGCACGGCACCGCAGAAGACGCCCGCGTGGCAACTGATGGGCGGCTGGAGTTCCGCGTGGGCACGAAGGCCATCAGCGCCCACCGGCTCATATTGGCCACCGGCGTCCGCGACGAGCTGCCCCCAGTGCCCGGCCTGGCCGAGCGCTGGGGCCGCAGCATCTTCCACTGCCCGTATTGCCACGGCTACGAGATGAATGCCGGCCCCATCGGCATCATCGCCGCGTCGCCCTTGGCGTTACACCATGCGTTGATGCTGCCGGACTGGGGTAGCCCCACCCTCTTCCTTAACGGCGCCTACACGCCAAGCGACGAAGACATGGCTACCATCGCCCGCCGTGGCACGCAGGTGGAGCCGGTTTTGATAAACCGCATAGACGGCCATGCCGATGTGATGCTGCGAGACGGCCGCACTCTAAGCATGAACGGCCTGTTCACCCAGCCGCGCACGCTGCTGGCCAGCCCCGTGGCCGAGCAACTGGGCTGCGCGCTGGAAGATGGCCCTATGGGCCTGTTCATCAAGGTGGATGACTTCAAGGCTACTAGCGTGCCGAATGTGTTTGCGTGTGGCGATGCGGCGCGGGCGGCGGGGAACGTGACGCTAGCCGTGGCGGATGGGGCGATGGCTGGGTTTGGGGCGCATCGGGCTTCGATGATCTGA
- a CDS encoding Rrf2 family transcriptional regulator — protein MKQNSQLSDILHVLLHMAEGESPATSEALAAAMQTNPVVLRRLMGGLRDAGFVVSAKGHGGGWVLSCDMDRITLGDVYQALGAPPLVSLGFREDRPTCLVAQAVNDALAGAAQEAEALLLKRFGAVTLATLSADFHRRMAQHKASGHTSHTSHHHHLKEHTA, from the coding sequence ATGAAACAGAATAGCCAACTTTCAGACATCCTCCACGTGCTGCTGCACATGGCCGAGGGCGAAAGCCCCGCCACCTCCGAGGCGCTGGCCGCCGCCATGCAGACCAACCCCGTGGTGCTGCGCCGCCTGATGGGCGGCCTGCGCGACGCCGGGTTTGTGGTGTCGGCTAAGGGCCACGGCGGCGGCTGGGTGCTGTCGTGCGACATGGACCGCATCACCTTGGGCGATGTGTACCAGGCGCTGGGCGCGCCGCCGCTGGTGTCGCTGGGGTTTAGGGAAGACCGGCCCACCTGCCTGGTGGCCCAGGCGGTGAACGACGCACTGGCCGGCGCCGCCCAAGAGGCCGAGGCCCTGCTGCTCAAACGCTTTGGCGCCGTCACCCTTGCCACGCTGTCAGCCGACTTTCACCGCCGTATGGCGCAGCACAAGGCATCGGGCCACACAAGCCATACCAGCCACCACCACCATCTGAAGGAACACACCGCATGA
- a CDS encoding DinB family protein has protein sequence MSLAILKTLFAQKTWANAELFDAMHLVNPVQHAEPLHTATRTLNHIYVVDRIFCAHLLGEAHGYTQTNTDETPALGDLHFAAAETDHWFETYVAGLSEAALAESLSFQFTDGDGGRMTREEMLFHVLAHGSYHRGNVGQVLKGIGMAPPRDLLTKFLHQREPARRQSA, from the coding sequence ATGTCCCTCGCCATCCTCAAAACCCTGTTCGCCCAGAAAACGTGGGCCAATGCCGAGTTGTTTGATGCCATGCATCTGGTGAACCCGGTGCAGCATGCCGAGCCGCTGCACACGGCCACCCGCACGCTGAACCACATCTATGTGGTGGACCGCATCTTCTGCGCCCATTTGTTGGGCGAGGCGCATGGCTACACCCAGACCAACACCGACGAAACTCCCGCACTGGGCGACTTGCATTTCGCCGCTGCCGAGACAGACCACTGGTTTGAAACCTATGTGGCGGGCCTGAGTGAAGCTGCGCTGGCCGAGAGCCTGAGTTTTCAGTTCACCGATGGGGATGGCGGCCGCATGACGCGGGAGGAAATGCTCTTCCACGTGTTGGCCCACGGCTCGTACCACCGTGGCAATGTGGGGCAGGTGCTCAAGGGCATAGGCATGGCGCCGCCGCGTGACTTGCTCACCAAGTTCTTGCACCAGCGCGAGCCGGCACGGCGCCAGTCCGCTTGA
- the kynA gene encoding tryptophan 2,3-dioxygenase, whose translation MSNTTSGCPMHGGGAPTAGESIVAEEKAQLDFSNSMSYGDYLQIDTILGAQKPLSPTHDELLFIIQHQTSELWMKLMLHELTAAMAHIAQDDLPPAFKMLARVSKIMEQLVHAWDVLATMTPPEYTAMRPYLGQSSGFQSFQYRCIEFSLGNKNAAMLKPHAHAPERLALVQAAYEAPSLYDEALKLMARRGIAVPASHLQRDWTQPYAASPEVEAAWLQVYRDPKAHWDLYQLAEELTDLEDAFRLWRFRHVTTVERVIGFKRGTGGTGGVSYLRKMLDVVLFPEIWTLRTAL comes from the coding sequence ATGAGCAACACCACCTCTGGCTGCCCGATGCACGGCGGGGGCGCCCCCACCGCGGGCGAATCGATCGTCGCTGAAGAAAAAGCCCAGCTCGACTTCAGCAACTCCATGAGCTATGGCGACTACCTGCAGATCGACACGATTTTGGGTGCGCAGAAACCACTGTCGCCCACGCACGACGAGCTGCTCTTCATCATCCAGCACCAGACCAGCGAGCTGTGGATGAAGCTCATGCTGCATGAGCTCACTGCCGCTATGGCGCACATTGCGCAGGACGACCTGCCACCCGCCTTCAAGATGCTGGCGCGCGTGAGCAAGATCATGGAGCAGCTGGTGCACGCCTGGGACGTGCTGGCTACGATGACGCCGCCTGAGTACACCGCCATGCGGCCCTACCTGGGCCAGAGCAGCGGATTCCAGAGCTTTCAGTACCGCTGCATCGAGTTCTCGCTGGGCAACAAAAACGCCGCCATGCTCAAGCCCCACGCCCATGCGCCCGAGCGGCTGGCGCTGGTGCAAGCGGCATATGAAGCGCCGTCTTTGTACGACGAGGCCCTCAAGCTCATGGCCCGCCGCGGCATTGCCGTGCCTGCTAGCCACCTGCAGCGCGACTGGACCCAACCCTACGCCGCCAGCCCTGAAGTCGAAGCCGCCTGGCTGCAGGTCTACCGCGACCCCAAGGCCCACTGGGACCTGTACCAACTGGCCGAAGAGCTGACTGACTTGGAAGACGCCTTCCGCCTCTGGCGCTTCCGCCACGTCACCACTGTGGAGAGGGTTATCGGCTTCAAGCGCGGCACCGGTGGCACCGGTGGCGTGAGCTACCTGCGCAAGATGCTGGACGTGGTGCTGTTCCCCGAGATCTGGACGCTGCGCACGGCGCTGTAG
- the kynU gene encoding kynureninase, whose translation MSTTPLTLNDCRARDAADTLHPLRELFDIPEGVIYLDGNSLGVMPKTAAARAAEVVTQEWGQGLIRSWNTAGWFNLPQRLGNRIAPLIGADADEVVATDSTSINLFKVLSAALSIAAQDAPERKLIVSERSNFPTDLYIAEGLCKERGYTLKLVEPEEIAAALTADVAVLMLTHVNYRTGAMHDMPAVTAAAHAAGALMVWDLAHSAGAVPVTLKASGADFSVGCGYKYLNGGPGAPAFVWVNPKHADRFWQPLAGWWGHAAPFAFTPDYQPAPGITRYLCGTQPIVSMSLLGCGLEGFEAAEKLGGMTALRAKSLALTDLFIQLVEERCQGYGLGLATPREHAQRGSQVCLTREHAAGGALGSGAFAIVQALIARGVIGDYRAGDGGIHKDILRFGFTPLYIGFEDVWNAVEHLRQVLETGEWQKPEFNQKHAVT comes from the coding sequence ATGAGCACTACGCCCTTGACCCTGAACGACTGCCGCGCCCGCGACGCCGCAGACACCTTGCACCCTTTGCGCGAGCTGTTTGATATTCCGGAGGGCGTGATCTACCTCGACGGCAACTCGCTGGGCGTGATGCCCAAGACTGCCGCTGCCCGCGCAGCTGAGGTCGTCACCCAGGAATGGGGCCAAGGCCTGATCCGTTCCTGGAACACTGCCGGCTGGTTCAACCTGCCCCAACGCTTGGGCAACCGCATTGCCCCGCTGATCGGGGCAGATGCGGATGAAGTGGTGGCCACCGACAGCACCTCCATCAACCTGTTCAAGGTCTTGTCTGCTGCCTTGTCGATCGCCGCGCAGGACGCGCCGGAGCGCAAGCTCATCGTGAGCGAGCGCAGCAACTTCCCTACCGACCTCTACATCGCCGAAGGCCTGTGCAAAGAGCGCGGCTACACCCTGAAGCTGGTGGAGCCTGAAGAGATTGCTGCCGCACTCACCGCCGACGTGGCCGTGCTGATGCTCACCCACGTGAACTACCGCACCGGCGCCATGCACGACATGCCCGCCGTGACCGCCGCTGCCCACGCCGCCGGCGCGCTGATGGTGTGGGACTTGGCTCACAGCGCGGGCGCGGTGCCGGTAACCCTCAAAGCCTCGGGCGCCGACTTCTCGGTGGGCTGCGGCTACAAATACCTGAACGGCGGCCCCGGCGCGCCAGCCTTTGTGTGGGTGAACCCCAAACACGCCGACCGCTTCTGGCAGCCCCTGGCTGGCTGGTGGGGCCACGCGGCACCTTTTGCCTTCACGCCCGATTACCAACCCGCCCCCGGCATCACCCGCTACCTGTGCGGCACCCAGCCCATCGTCAGCATGTCGCTCTTGGGTTGCGGTCTGGAGGGCTTTGAGGCGGCCGAGAAACTGGGCGGCATGACGGCCCTGCGCGCCAAATCATTGGCGCTGACCGACCTGTTTATCCAGCTGGTGGAAGAGCGCTGCCAAGGCTACGGCCTCGGTTTGGCCACCCCGCGTGAGCATGCCCAGCGCGGCTCGCAGGTGTGCCTGACCCGCGAGCACGCCGCCGGTGGTGCCTTGGGCTCCGGTGCCTTTGCCATCGTGCAAGCGCTGATTGCGCGTGGCGTGATTGGCGACTACCGCGCAGGCGATGGTGGCATCCACAAAGACATCCTGCGCTTTGGGTTTACGCCGCTGTACATCGGGTTTGAAGATGTGTGGAACGCGGTGGAGCATCTGCGCCAGGTCTTGGAAACTGGCGAGTGGCAAAAGCCCGAGTTCAACCAAAAGCACGCGGTGACCTGA
- a CDS encoding Lrp/AsnC family transcriptional regulator — protein MQQVTDKADRLLLRALQDNARLTSGELAQMAHLSQSPTWRRVKQLEDAGTIKGYHAALDRRALGYSVLAFVLIGIDHQNEASSQAFVQAVSEIPEVVQFHAISGQADFLVGLVARDLDHYSELLQRKLHRLPGVRQVQSHFSLQEFKGQMADLPVPLD, from the coding sequence ATGCAGCAAGTGACTGACAAAGCCGACCGGCTCCTCTTGCGGGCCTTGCAAGACAACGCGCGCCTCACTTCCGGCGAGTTGGCGCAGATGGCCCATTTGTCGCAGTCGCCCACCTGGCGGCGCGTCAAGCAGCTGGAGGATGCCGGCACCATCAAGGGCTACCACGCCGCGCTGGACCGGCGGGCGCTGGGCTACAGCGTGCTGGCGTTTGTGTTGATCGGCATTGACCACCAAAACGAAGCTTCGTCACAGGCCTTTGTGCAGGCGGTGTCCGAGATTCCCGAGGTGGTGCAGTTCCACGCCATCTCGGGTCAGGCCGACTTTTTGGTGGGACTGGTGGCGCGTGACCTGGACCACTATTCCGAGCTGTTGCAACGCAAGCTGCACCGCTTGCCGGGCGTGCGGCAAGTGCAGTCGCACTTCTCGTTACAAGAATTCAAAGGCCAGATGGCGGATCTGCCGGTTCCCTTGGACTAG
- the argF gene encoding ornithine carbamoyltransferase → MSPLNNGIPSTLPQGAPPVRHYLQFDDFSADEYAYLLERTAFIKAKFKRFERHHPLVDRTLAMIFEKASTRTRVSFEAGMYQLGGSVVHLTTGDSQLGRSEPIEDSAKVISRMTDIVMIRTYEQSKLQAFAANSRVPVINGLTNEFHPCQILADIFTYIEHRGPIQGKTVTWVGDGNNMANTWLQAAAKLGFHLRVSTPSGYEVNEKLAASAGGMGAGSYKTYSDPMEACQGADLITTDVWTSMGYEAENEVRRKAFAAWCVDRKMMAVAAPNAIFMHCLPAHRGEEVEAEVIDGPQSVVWDEAENRMHVQKALMEYLLLGKL, encoded by the coding sequence ATGAGCCCCCTGAACAACGGAATCCCCAGCACCCTGCCCCAAGGGGCGCCGCCAGTGCGGCACTACCTGCAGTTTGACGATTTCAGTGCCGACGAATACGCCTACCTGCTGGAGCGCACCGCCTTCATCAAGGCCAAGTTCAAGCGCTTTGAGCGGCACCACCCGCTGGTAGACCGCACGCTGGCCATGATCTTCGAGAAGGCGTCCACCCGCACCCGCGTGAGCTTTGAGGCCGGCATGTACCAGCTGGGCGGTAGCGTGGTGCACCTGACCACCGGCGACAGCCAGCTCGGCCGCTCCGAGCCTATTGAGGACAGCGCCAAGGTAATCAGCCGCATGACCGACATTGTGATGATTCGCACCTACGAGCAAAGCAAGCTGCAAGCCTTTGCCGCCAACTCGCGGGTGCCCGTCATCAACGGCCTGACCAATGAGTTTCACCCCTGCCAGATCCTGGCGGACATCTTTACCTACATCGAGCACCGCGGCCCCATCCAGGGCAAGACCGTGACCTGGGTGGGCGATGGTAACAACATGGCCAACACCTGGCTGCAGGCGGCTGCCAAGCTGGGTTTCCACTTGCGCGTGTCTACCCCCAGCGGCTATGAAGTTAATGAGAAATTGGCCGCTAGCGCAGGCGGAATGGGCGCGGGCAGCTATAAAACTTATAGCGATCCGATGGAGGCTTGCCAAGGCGCCGACCTGATCACCACCGATGTGTGGACCAGCATGGGCTACGAGGCTGAAAACGAAGTCCGCCGCAAAGCCTTTGCCGCTTGGTGCGTGGACCGCAAGATGATGGCCGTGGCCGCGCCCAACGCCATCTTCATGCACTGCCTGCCCGCCCACCGTGGCGAAGAGGTAGAAGCCGAGGTCATCGACGGCCCGCAAAGCGTGGTGTGGGATGAAGCCGAAAACCGCATGCACGTGCAGAAGGCGCTGATGGAGTACCTGCTGCTCGGCAAGCTCTAA
- a CDS encoding DUF3579 domain-containing protein, with amino-acid sequence MATTPPKELYILGITRQGKTFRPSDWAERLAGVMSQFRPGGATRGSHLGYSPWCVPTSIGQVKCVIVHPDLRDYDVMAWDFCLNFARDNELQVSETRPEAPAAPAARPAASE; translated from the coding sequence ATGGCTACCACTCCTCCAAAAGAACTCTACATCCTGGGAATCACGCGGCAAGGCAAGACCTTTCGCCCCAGTGACTGGGCGGAGCGTCTGGCCGGCGTGATGAGCCAATTCCGCCCCGGCGGCGCCACCCGCGGTAGCCATCTGGGCTACTCGCCATGGTGCGTGCCCACCTCGATCGGGCAGGTGAAATGCGTCATCGTGCACCCCGACCTGCGGGACTACGACGTCATGGCTTGGGATTTTTGCCTGAACTTTGCCCGTGACAACGAGTTGCAAGTCAGCGAGACCCGCCCCGAGGCGCCTGCTGCGCCCGCCGCTCGTCCGGCAGCTTCCGAATAA
- the rpsT gene encoding 30S ribosomal protein S20 — MASGKPKKKNPRLASGRKRVRQDIKINAANTSLRSKYRTAVKNVEKAVVAGDKTKAAELFAKMQAVVDTVADKGIFHKNKAARDKSRLATKVKALALAA; from the coding sequence ATGGCATCTGGTAAACCCAAGAAAAAGAACCCGCGCCTGGCGTCGGGCCGTAAACGCGTCCGTCAGGACATCAAAATCAATGCAGCAAACACTTCTTTGCGTTCCAAATACCGCACCGCGGTGAAGAACGTGGAAAAGGCAGTTGTGGCCGGTGACAAGACCAAAGCCGCAGAATTGTTTGCCAAGATGCAAGCCGTGGTGGACACCGTGGCTGACAAGGGCATCTTCCACAAGAACAAGGCAGCACGCGATAAGAGCCGTTTGGCTACCAAGGTGAAAGCCTTGGCACTCGCAGCCTAA
- a CDS encoding GGDEF domain-containing response regulator, with the protein MKTSLRHSFRPARAATMPPGKSCVLIVEDQRALSEMLTSMVKKAWQCTVLTAYSLAEANALLEQHGHEIFAAVCDANLPDAPYGEVFELIAAKHIPAIALTGTITKDIRNMMTQGLIVDYVLKKGLPSFEYAVQWLSRLIRNAGLKVLVADDSPSSLEVIRRMLSMQGLNVQIAHNGREALAVLAAQPDIKLALIDYNMPVVDGFEFVTEARRTMGKERLAIIGISGEDHSDISARFLKHGANDFMSKPYSFEEMTCRVNQNLEMLELVDRLHHLANVDSLTGLYNRRHFFEQGGVRHGFAKNAAQPVVVAMLDIDHFKSINDRFGHANGDIVIRFVADYLRKHFPDALIARIGGEEFALFSESHTVELLRPRLDAFRELLPLNAAEGMPEEIKVTISIGIHGGHDDDLNALLHVADQRLYEAKAQGRNRLVG; encoded by the coding sequence ATGAAAACAAGTCTGCGCCACTCATTCAGGCCCGCGCGTGCAGCCACCATGCCACCGGGTAAAAGCTGCGTCTTGATCGTGGAAGACCAGAGAGCCCTCTCTGAAATGCTCACCAGCATGGTCAAAAAGGCGTGGCAATGCACGGTTCTCACCGCCTACTCACTCGCCGAGGCTAACGCCCTCCTGGAACAGCACGGCCACGAAATATTCGCCGCAGTCTGCGATGCCAACCTGCCCGATGCTCCCTATGGGGAAGTATTCGAGCTGATCGCTGCCAAACACATCCCGGCCATAGCCCTGACCGGCACGATCACCAAAGATATCCGCAACATGATGACGCAGGGTCTGATCGTCGACTACGTGCTGAAAAAAGGGCTGCCCTCCTTTGAATACGCGGTGCAATGGCTAAGCCGCCTGATCCGGAACGCAGGTCTCAAAGTTCTGGTGGCTGACGACTCCCCCTCTTCGCTGGAAGTCATTCGCCGCATGCTGTCCATGCAGGGCCTCAATGTGCAAATAGCGCACAACGGGCGCGAAGCCTTGGCGGTGCTTGCTGCACAACCCGACATCAAGCTGGCCCTGATCGACTACAACATGCCGGTGGTGGACGGTTTCGAATTCGTGACAGAAGCCCGCCGCACCATGGGCAAAGAGCGCCTCGCCATCATCGGCATTTCCGGGGAAGACCACTCCGACATTTCGGCACGCTTCCTGAAGCACGGGGCCAACGACTTCATGTCCAAGCCCTATTCGTTCGAGGAAATGACCTGCCGGGTCAACCAGAACCTCGAGATGCTGGAGCTAGTTGATCGCTTGCATCACCTGGCCAACGTGGACTCTCTGACCGGCCTCTACAACCGGCGACATTTTTTCGAGCAAGGCGGTGTGCGCCACGGTTTTGCCAAAAACGCGGCGCAGCCGGTGGTGGTTGCCATGCTGGATATTGACCACTTCAAATCGATCAACGACCGTTTCGGACACGCCAATGGCGACATCGTGATCCGTTTTGTTGCAGACTACCTGCGAAAACACTTCCCGGACGCCCTGATCGCCCGCATTGGCGGTGAAGAGTTTGCGCTGTTCAGCGAATCCCACACCGTCGAGCTCTTGCGGCCTAGGCTCGATGCGTTCCGGGAGCTGTTGCCCCTCAACGCTGCCGAAGGCATGCCGGAAGAAATCAAAGTGACGATCAGTATCGGTATCCACGGCGGGCACGATGACGACTTGAACGCCCTCCTCCATGTGGCCGACCAACGCTTGTACGAGGCAAAGGCCCAAGGGCGGAATCGCCTGGTGGGTTGA